The Hermetia illucens chromosome 2, iHerIll2.2.curated.20191125, whole genome shotgun sequence genomic interval tatttttgttttataggttttttatttatgagtgatattttaataaaatataattcacATTGGAAGACCTTAATCGTTACCTTACAGCTAAAAGTACAAGGAAGACGTATAAATTACATTCAATGTATACATTCATTCAAATATTTCGATTAAACCTTATCATTCTTAATGGCACTGGTATCaagtaattaattaatataaatatctaaAGTTCTATCTCTCTCTCCATATTACTAGAACGAATACTTTCTCCCCTTCGAACTCTTCAACATGATCAACTCCAAAAATGGTTTGCGCGGTTTGTCAAATTCCATGGATTGATCCTTAAGTACTTGTTGAACTTCTGGTGCAAAATAATTGTCTAACAGCCGACGAAATATCACAGGAAAAACTATACTCAATGAATCATTTTCATGAACGAAAACAACCTGATAAATCTTATGCCTGTGCCCATCGATCCAGGAATGTCCACTCGATCTTCATGGGTTCACTTTTCTGCGCCGACGTCCAGAAGAAAGTTCCAGCATTGGTTCTTGCAAAATGTACAGGAATATAAAACTTCTGCCGATCGATTTGTTGCAACTTCGTGGATCCATCTTCGTTAAAGATAAATATCGCAGCATCAGTCGGAGAATTCTGGATATCTTCGATCAAGCGTTGCTCCAAGTCCTCGTTGGCGTCGTTGTCCGAGGTCTCAGACATCCACTCCATATCGTACTCCTCCTCGATTTTCGCAATTCGCGATTCAGGTGATTTTACAGGTTTGCGATGACTCAGTTTGAATAATCGCCGCAGGACAGGTTTcaggatatttttaaatttccgtGACTTGGACACTTTCGAATACATTTTCGTCGAACAACACTGCGGTACAACTTGCGACATTTTTAACGTATTTGAACTACTTTCGCTCTTCCAGCGCACACTTGTTGATTTTCAAAACTCTAATCACGTTTTGCGTGACAAAATCCAGAGACAGGGTCCTTATATACCTTCTTGTGCTACATGCACTCAAAAATGCCCATTTCTACTCCCACCCCTGTGGTCGACCTGCCGAATCAGAGACAAGATTTGAGGCAGGTGTTCCTGGAATATTCCCGTCTCATGGGGAACAAATCAGACAAAATGCGATCCGAGAAGGATAGAAAGGTATTACGTGCGTATAGTGAGGTATAGAGTTCCTTCAGGAGTTTTTTGTTGAAAGGATTTTTTGTTGAATGGGTACTGGGCAAAAACCTTCTTTGAAACCGTGGGAAtcgtttgattttttcgattttgagAAGGTCTTGATGGAAATCATAAGCGACGCCATATGTTGGTAATTTGGGATCTATGAAGGAATAATTTCTGAAGAGGTTCTGTTACTATCTGGTCCTTGAGTGAGGTTTAGGTTTTCGTTTTTACGAAAAGAGCTCCGACATGGAGAAAATGGAGGGGTACAGGCTAGAATACTTATTTGATATTCTTGCTAAATAAGATATCTGACTTTCCAGTAATCGATGTATGAGGACGAGATTGGAAATGATTAGAACTGAGATATGTATTTTTATGGGTCAAGGCTTTTCTTATAATAATATCTGCAGATTAGCTATGTATTATAGAAGTAGCTTCCCTGATTTGTGATGACCTTTTTCTCTCATTTCATATCCCTTTCCcttcaaagaaagaaaaagctCTCGAAAGTCTCAACCCTTTACCTTGCATTATCTCACATGAAGAATGATGACTAGAAATTCGATATCAAAACGATGGTGGAGAAGGGCTATTTAAGGTTTTTTATTTAGGCAGCTCTACATAGTGGAATTGAAAACAAGTTTTGAAAAGGGGTTAACAGGTTTCTCGCGGTTAATGGGTTGTTTAGCTACAGCAAAGCATTGTGTTCAGTATAGTATCTATTGATGGAGAGTTCTTCTGGAGGTAAATGGTACATAAGGCACGAGCTGAAAGATCTCATCGGCGAGGTTTTTTTTGTGCTCCATTTGACCAAAGATCAGGTTCGTTTTGTTTATCTCTTCTGACAATTCAATTTACGAGATTTCACTTTCATTGGATTTCGGTAAATGCTGATCTCGATGCATGGGTATAAATGTGTGAAGAAAGGAAATAAACCTTTTGATTTAATAGAAAGTCATGTTGCATAATCTAGTCTGACTTTAAAAAAGATATCCGTCTCCAGCATCTTACATTTCTTTGTATTCACATATTCTTAACTGCTAAAATCATAATTCTTTCTTAAACCTGTAGGGATCCTTTGGTTAGGGGCTTGACAAGGGGCAAAATACGGACGCAAATTTCTGACAAGTATGAAGACAAAAATTACTTAAAACGACCTGTCTGCGACTGTCCCTGGAAATGATAACAATGTTTTTTCTACAGAAGGTGGACCTCAGCTATTAGTACGCCAGGATATTTTCGCAATAGTTGTGACTATCGGGAAGGAGCTACCGGATTATTGGGGACAACAATACTCTACGGTGGTTAAACTAAAATCGATGGGTTTGCTTGTAATTGTGGATCGTGTATGTCGAAGGAAGTGCCTCTTCAATCGGAAAGGTCTTAATACCGAAATCTAGCAAAGCGTCTTTCTATTTGGCTTCAAAACACCACAAGGAGATTTTGAAGAGGGCAATGTATCATCGGCAGCTTCGATTTAGCTAGGAAGCCGGTGATCTATCAGAGCGGCAATAGAAAATCCGTTCCACAATGTAGTTTCAGTGTCATGAATCTATCTCGGGATGCTACGACCGTCGATGATGTTAGATatcaaaatgtttttattttggcTACTTCGTCCTCGAAAAGACTTCTAGGGCATGCTTTACGTCACGAGGGAGGTACTTTCATGTGCATACTAGCGGAGGCAACGGCGATCGGTTTTGTATACGGAATATATCTGTATTTAGGAGaacaggggaggggggggggattcaGCCAAAAAAAGGAGGGTGGAATTCTCCAATTTTATAATCAAAAAGAGGGGGAAGTTTATAATCAAAAGAGGGGGCGGATTGCAAGAAAGCAAGGGAGGTCCACGAGTGAGTGAGGGCTCTTCATTTCATCTAGACACCAAAGGAAGAGAAAGTGCAAACCTTCCATCTGAAAGGGTGCTCAAAATGCTACGGGAGGCGGGAAGGTCAAAGTCCTCTCAGTGTCGCGTTTTAGTACGAGAAGATTCATTTTCGAAAAACGAATTCAGCCGCATTTCCTCGTGGAGATAAGCCCGAAGAGCCAGAAAAGCGATCTGATCgtcatcaggtcgcttaattaccaggcaattcgttttgagcgcctgctgagTGACGAAAGAGTCCACTACCGAAAATGCCaccgctatggtcactcggcagtgaactctCGCATAACCGTGCGATGCGTAAAGTGCGAGAAAGGCAAGGAAAAACCTTCTGTGCCAACTGGGGAAGCCGAGGGCATcgggcttcgtaccgtggatgtcctgcataccgcaatgttaaggtcaaaAGGTAACAGGCACCAGGATCGGCCCAAAGGACGGAGGTGCCCGCCGCTAGGTCTATAGTCACGCTGGATGGTCTGCGGATCGTCGCGATTAACGTGAATTCCATTCTAGGAATCcaccgaagagcggagctcgcCGATTCCATTGCCAGGCCGTCTAAGTCCAAGGCATTCGATGACATTCAagaattttgaattcgtgagaaaCGATGGACGAAATTGTGCTGGGgtaggtggtaccggaataattgtgggtcgccattatcgttttagATATATTAGTAGGGCctaaatttgaaacctttgaatgtatggaagtctcttgtattctgttttcactgcctagagggaGGGAATTTATAAATTCTGTCAGCTTATGCAGTGGGgaacaatcgagccaagttcaaggaggaattccattctctattTACGATACTTgaactgaacaggctgcataattatatTATGTTATAGCCGcgatttgaatgctaagcacacctcgtggctaaacgcctcAAACAATCCGAGAGGGGTGTTCCTAAAATCTTGGATAAAGCAATAGCAGATAAGCAGACATAAATACTAATTACACGGGTGAgatagtccaacctggcccagggcgaATTCCTATTTGCATTTAGGTATGCTGACCCGcgcctgaactttaattttaaggatcctcaacggaaactataaactcttccttacgatagcgaacATGACGGTATTCTTATTGAGGTTATGTTTGATgaacgaagagttcgccttctgcagATGGACAACGGCGTGCACAGGCTGAACTTCCAAGAAATTCCaaaagaggtttattcggggacaTCGAGAGGAAACGATAGTACTATTGCGCCAAGTAACAGGAcgttctcaagctggagaacttaacGCTGGATATAATTGAACTAGATTAAGATAACATTAAACCTGACAATAATATGGaaagatatgaaactgcagccataaaactgCGAGATATCCATAATTTAAAAAGCAGCCTAAACGGCATTACAGTTCCCCATTCAGTCCCGCGATggaggctgatctcataccgagtgataatctgcttgattactttgtctcatgtggagAATTAACCACCATATTTAGACGGGTAAACaataaccgcactggtcaaacacaaacacgaagaagaataaggataggagaatacaactttgagaccgttgacaatttcgaaaatcacaaccgataacaactatgatgacGAAattcgtgcacggttgttgtcagccaacagagcctatttcagcttacaaagactgttccgctcgaaacgtctcaccatagggtcaaagctcttactgtacaagactatgatcttgccagtcgtcatgtattcctcggaaacttgggttcttagcaagaaaaattgcgaactcttcgccgcgttcgagagaagaatcctccgaagaatgtttggccccctacatgaggatggacgattccgtagcctacacaatgacgaaatctatgagcgataccattaccgtccggttgtggataaaatccggctcaataggttatggtgggcgggtcacttaatccgtatggatgaggatgatcccacccggaaagtctataagggcagggtagaaaaagaagacgaggcagaccctgcctaagatggagcgatggcgtgggccaggacgtcagacagcttttagggatatcgaattggtggacctcggcgcaaaaccgggatgtctggagttccttattaaggcaggcctagaccggataccggttgttgcgccgttgatgataatgaaacaataagagatcatctggTATAGATGGCATTTCCAACGTAGTTCTTTTGCATTTACTGAACATTGCCATTGGGAATTATCGCATCTTGTTcagtaatttattgaacaaatcCTTCTTTCCAATAGAAGAAGGCCTGGGTATTCCCGATCTTAAAAAGAGGcaaggattcatccagtcctAAGAGCTATCACCCAATCAGTTTGgcatttgaggttttggtattgaaagccttgaatggACATATAAACAGGAagaaattattgtcgaatgcccAATTcgaatttcgatctggacattcgacaacacatgcAATAACGAAAACATCTGATATATGCTGGTGTGGGTGCTTGctttatagacatggagaagacCTTTGGTACCGTATGGTTGGATGAACCGATCTTCAGGCTCTTGAAGAACCAGTAGATAAGGTACTGAAGGAAAGCTGAAGAAGTAAGCACTACAATAGTGGCTACAGAAAAGTAGCTCGAAGGCTCATATCATGTCCGCAAACATGGACACAAGATTTATATCAACATACTGGTCCAAACTAGGATCCTACCCTAAATGATCTTAGTCATCTAGTTAAGATCGGTACAGTAGGGGAAAGGTGAGTTTGGTTGCGATCTCACAACCAGCTGCAGCTTGGAAAGGAGAACCTTCTTACGATTTTCACCCTCGTCCATCCAATCTAGATTTAGAACTAATGAAGGATTGAAATTTCATTCTCGGTAGGCAATAACTCCGGTGGGCTATAGTGGGAgagagaacatcatccaaaagcAAGAAGTGCGCAAGTTCTGCGTTCAAGAAAATTTTCCCTTCTAAAGTCTGACAGGGCCGAGCTGTTGTGATTTTCATCGCGTGGTAGTTTAGGGAGCTTAAGCGAGAATGTTGTGTTAGCCGCTTCCAACTCTCTCCAGAGAGATGCAAGCATTATCTCGAATTTCTTCTCTTGAGTACGCAAAGATTTTGAGCTTCATCCTTCAAAGCAAACTTGACAATTAATTGATTAATAGCCTGAGGTAAAAAAACAACGGTAACCGGAAGCAACTCCACGACAACTGGCATGACATGGTGTTACTACGTAGTTCTGATAATGTAGTTTGGGTAtcggaacagatttgaatggtgtGACCCACCCATTCTAGCAGAAACATTTTTCTAATGTCAATAGAATACCTTGTCTTTACCTGGAATATAGTAGTTTCGAGTCTAGAATAGGATTCTTTGAAGATACAATGTAGATTCTTAAGTCCGTAACAACAAGAGCTATGTCGACTATTCTTTTATTTCGAAAGTTTGATGCTCAAGGTGGGAACgaggaatcaatgcctgacgactggcatcgggacattatctgtcccttacataaaaagggggatattacgctgtgcagcaattatagaggtattacgtcgCTAAGTACCTCTATAAAGATAAACCCATAGCCCAGAACATTATCGGTCCATACCACagacgcttcactccagcaGACTTTCTCTCTGCAGGAAGTGACGGATAAACTGTCGGAAtctggccatcagttgcactagcatttcatcgaatataaggcgATGGCATATGACAGCCAAGATAAAACCGTATACTGTCATGAAAAATTTCGGTCCCCCAccaaactaataagactgactaggctgactctgactaatgtgccaggccagataaaagctgcaggatcactctccagacaattcaacataaaaaaggtctaagacaaggggatgccctatcatgcgtccttttcacctgaccctggagaaagtgaaagCCAGTGCCAAGAACTAAAGAACCAACAATATGGAATCGCGCtcgtcaaacgagaacaataaagataggacactactactttgagaccgctgataacTCCTATCCGATCTAGGGTCGAtgattacaaccgataacagctatgacaatgaaatccgggcatggttgttggctgccaacaaagcctattttagcttacaaaactgttttgctcgaaacgccTTCCGATAGAGTCAAAggtcttgctgtacaagacaatgatcttggcagtcctcgttcctcggagatttgggttcttaacaagaaaaatagcgactcttaaccgcgttcgagaaaataatcctccaaataatttttggcccccctacatgtggAAGGACGATTTCGCAgtctctataacgatgaaatctatgagcgatatcatgaccgtctgtTTGAGGGTAATATCCGAttgcgttgggcgggtcacttaacccgtatggaagaggatgatccacgccgaaaagtctataagtacaatacctatggtagaaaaggaagacttgctcttagggatatcgaatggatatctggagttccttactacggCAGTTCTAGACCGGAtgttggttgttgcgccgttgatgataatgtcgTTCGATAGTGGGAGAGCTACTTTGCTGATCGGGCAGCAGATATATTATGTAGCCTGACTGAGAATGTCGGTGGACATTGGGCAGCCATCACAAATGCTCCTTTTTCGGGTGCTTCGCAGGTTGTGGGCTACGTCCCGAAGGGATTGCAGAGAACCCCGGATTGACCACATCAGCCTATGGATCATgttggaacagtgtgcggacTTCAGATCTACGCTTTATctggttttcattgatttggagAAGGTTTTTgacagtgtgaacagggagcgtATCTGGAGGATTTTACGCAGGACGAACATTTTGCAGAAACGAACAACCAACAATTAGTTTCTCCAAGAGAgatgcaaaatatcacgtggtgcagcgaggtaaaatttcagacgaatttgaggtccaaagcggagtccgccagagttTCATCTtgttatcgatattatttcttcttcttttttcatgaCATTCTTCATTCTACCTTGTTTGTAGAACGTGGAAGAATTCATTGGATCAACTCAATGGATTATGGCATCCCTCCCAGACACAACGACCACGTTGATGACATCTACTGGCTCGCTCATCGGATCGTGGGCTTTGACCAAATGGCTGtggcaagtagagtcggactgaacatttacagcaacaaaaccaatgttatcaatctgacgggtcattgcactctccctTTCTGCATTATCTGTTGGGCAGTGTATAGAAAATGTTGATTAATCTGTATATTTGCCTTCGGAGGCGATGTCCCTCGATTC includes:
- the LOC119649331 gene encoding enhancer of split malpha protein, with translation MSQVVPQCCSTKMYSKVSKSRKFKNILKPVLRRLFKLSHRKPVKSPESRIAKIEEEYDMEWMSETSDNDANEDLEQRLIEDIQNSPTDAAIFIFNEDGSTKLQQIDRQKFYIPVHFARTNAGTFFWTSAQKSEPMKIEWTFLDRWAQA